A window of Microbispora hainanensis genomic DNA:
AGGTCGTTGCCCCGCCCGATCGTGAACGTGAGACCGTGCCCGGCCAGGTCGCCGTCGTCGGTTTCCAGCACCACGTACGCCGCGGAGTAGTCGCCGTCCGGATTCATGGCATCCGAGCCATCGAGCGTCGCGGAGGTCGGAAACCTGATGTCGATCACGTTCACCGAGGTGATCGTCGGCATGGGCGAACTCCAATTGATCCGATGAATATGAATGGAACAGTAGGATCACACCGACCATAGGTCAAGGCAAGCCCCCTGATATCCGGCCGAAGGCTTTACTTAAACCCGATGAATCTGACAGGCTCTCCACGCGTACGCCCCTGAGAACCAGCGGAGAGGTCAAGATCGTGAAGCTGTTGCGGGTGGGTCCGGTGGGTGAGGAGCGGCCGTGTGTGCTCGCGCCGGACGGGCGGGTGCTGGATGTGTCGTCGGTGACGGGTGATATCGACGGTGTGTTCCTTGCGGGGGGCGGTATCGAGCGGGTGCGGGTGGCGCTGGCGGAGGGCCGGTTGCCGGAGGCGGGGCCGTTCGAGCGGGTGGGGGCGCCGGTGGCCCGGCCGGGCAAGGTGGTGTGTATCGGGTTGAACTATTCCGATCATGCGGAGGAGACGGGGGCGCCGATCCCGGGTGAGCCGGTGGTGTTCATGAAGGCGTCCAACACGGTGGTCGGCCCGGATGACGAGGTGCTGGTGCCGCGCCGGAGTGTGAAGACCGATTACGAGGTCGAGCTGGCGGTGGTTGTGGGTCGCACCGCTCGTTATCTGGATTCTCCGAAGGACGCGGCGGGGGTGATCGCGGGGTATGCGATCGCCAATGATGTGTCGGAGCGGGAGTTCCAGAACGAGCGTGGGGGTCAGTGGGACAAGGGCAAGTCGTGTGAGACGTTCAATCCGCTGGGGCCGTGGCTGGTGACGGCGGATGAGGTGGGTGATCCGCAGGCGCTGGGGTTGCGGTTGTGGGTCAACGGCCGGTTGCGGCAGAACGGCAACACCAAGAACCAGATCTTCGGGGTGTATCACGTGATCTGGTATTTGAGCCAGTTCATGGTGCTGGAGGCGGGTGATGTGGTGAACACCGGGACTCCGGCGGGGGTGGCGCTGGGGCGTGGCCCGCAGGCCTATCTGCGCAAGGGTGATGTGGTGGAGCTGGAGATCGACGGTCTGGGCCGTCAGCGCCAGCGGGTGGGCCAGGCATGAACGAGCGAACCGGTGGGCGAACCGGTGGGCGGAGCGGCGGGCGGAGCGGCGGGCGGAGCGGCGGGCGCGGCGTGTTCGGTTCATGCGGCCCCCGGCTGCGAGGCGTGGGGGTGGCATGAGCGGGGAGTTCGACGGGTTGGTGGCGGTGGTCACCGGTGGGGCGTCGGGCATCGGCCGGGCGGTGGCCGAGGAGCTGTCCGCGCGCGGCGCCCGGGTCGCGGTGCTGGATGTGAAGGGCACCGAGTTCGTCTGTGATGTGACCGACGACGGGGCGGTGCGGGGGGCGGTCGCGGCGGTGGCCGGGCGGTTCGGGCGGATCGATGTGCTGGTGAACAACGCGGGTATCGGGGCGCAGGGCTCGGTGGCCGGCAACGATGATGCCGAGTGGCTGCGGGTGCTGGATGTGAACGTGGTGGGGGTCGCGCGGGTGACCCGGGCGGCGCTGCCGTATCTGCGTGAGTCGCCGTATGCGGCGGTCGTCAATACGTGTTCGATCGCGGCGACGGCGGGGTTGCCGCAGCGGGCGTTGTATTCGGCGTCCAAGGGGGCGGTGCTGGCGTTGACGCGGGCGATGGCGGCCGATCACCTTGGTGAGGGCATCCGGGTCAACTGTGTGACGCCGGGCACGGTGGACACTCCGTGGGTCGGGCGGTTGGTGGATGCCGCGCCGGATCCGCAGGCCGAGCGGGTGGCGTTGGCGGCCCGGCAGCCGCACGGGCGTCTGGTGGCGCCGGAGGAGGTCGCGCATGCGGTGGCGTATCTGGCCAGCCCGCGGGCGGGGTCGACCACCGGGATCGAGTTGCCGGTGGACGGCGGGATGTCCGGTCTGCGCCTGCGGCCGGTGACATCATGACCGCCGCAGCGGCCGGTGTTCTGGCGGGCAGGCTGGGGCGGTACGGGCTGGGCACGGCCCCCTTGGGCGGGTTGTTCGCGCCGGTGAGCGACGAGCAGGCCGAGCACGCGCTGGATGCCGCCTGGCAGGCGGGGATCCGTTACTTCGACACCGCGCCGCATTACGGCAGCGGGCTGGCCGAGGAGCGTCTGGGGTGTTTCCTGCGTGGCCTGCCCGCTGACGCGGCCGGGCAGGCGGTGGTGTCGACGAAGATCGGCCGGGTGCTGGTGCCGGGCCGGGGCGAGGAGGAGGGCTTCGTCGGCCGGACCGGGTTCGTGCGGGTGCGGGACTACAGCCGCGAGGGGGTGCTGCGCTCGCTGGACGACAGCCTGAAACGGACCGGGCTCGATCGTTTCGATCTGGTGTTCATCCATGACCCCGACGACTACTGGGAACAGGCCGCCGGTCAGGCCTACCCCGCGCTGGCCGAGCTGCGCGACCAGGGGGTGATCGGCGCGATCGGCGCCGGGATGAACCAGGCGCCGATGCTGACCCGGTTCGTGCGGGAGACCGACCTGGACGCCGTGCTGGTCGCGGGACGCTACACGTTGCTCGACCGCTCCGCCGCCGAGGAACTGCTGCCCGAATGCCAGCGGCGCGGGGTGGCGGTGATCGCCGGTGGGGTGTTCAACAGCGGCATCCTCGCCGGAGGCGCCACCTACGACTACGACGCCGCCCCACCCGCCGTCGTCGAACGCGCACGAGAGCTGGGACGCATCTGCGCCTCCCACGGCGTGCCGCTCCCCGCCGCCGCCCTGCGCTTCCCCCACCGCCACCCCGCCGTCACCACCATCCTGATCGGCGCACGCAGCGCGGACGAGATCGCCGAGGACCTGGCGCTGGCGGCGGCGGACATCCCGGACGCGCTCTGGGAGGACCTGGACCATGCGGGTTGATCTCGCCTACGGCACCGGCGGCCTGGTCGTGGACCTGCCGGACGACCGGACCACGGTCATCGCGCCGGTCGCCCGGCCCGCCGTGCCGGACGAGGCCGCCGAGCTGCGCCGGGCCCTGCGCGAACCCGTCGCGGGCCCCCCGCTGCGTGAGCGGGTGCGTCCCGGCCAGACGGTGGCGATCTCCGCCTGCGACGGCACGAGGCCCCAGCCGCGGCACCTGATGATCCCGGCGATCCTGGCCGAGCTGGACGGGATCATCGACCTGGACGACGTCGTGATCCTCGTGGCCACCGGCACCCACCGCGGCAACAGCGACGCCGAGCTGCGCGCGATGTTCGGCGACCAGGTCGTGGACGCCGTGCGGATCGTCAACCACGACGCGCGCGACGCGTCGTCGCTGAGGTGGATGGGCCGCCACGGCAAGGACGTGCCGGTCTGGCTCAACCGCGAGTGGACCGACGCCGACGTGCGGATCACGACCGGTTTCGTCGAGCCGCACTTCTTCGCCGGGTTCTCCGGCGGCCCGAAACTGGTCGCGCCCGGGCTCGCCGCCCTGGAGACCGTGCTCACGCTGCACGACGCGGCCCGCATCGGCGACCCCCGGGCCACCTGGGGCGTCATCCAGGGCAACCCGGTTCACGACGACGTGCGCGCCATCGCCGCCGCGACCGGCGTGACCTTCGCCCTCGACGTCGTGCTCAACCGGGAGCAGCGGATCGTGCGGGCGTTCGGCGGCGACCTGCTGCCGATGCACGCCGCCGCCACGGCCGCCGCCCGCGCCGCCGCGATGCGGCTGGTCCGCGAGCCCTTCGACGTGGTGGTGACGACGAACGCGGGCTTCCCGCTCGACCAGAACCTCTACCAGTCGGTGAAGGGGATGAGCGCCGCCGCCCAGGTCGTCAAGCCCGGCGGCACCATCGTCTGCGCCGCCGAGTGCCGGGACGGCTTCCCCGGCCACGGCTCCTATCGGGACGTGCTCACCTCCGCCGCCTCTCCGGAGGCGCTGTTCGAGGAGATCTCCCGCCGCACCGAGACCGTGCCCGACCAGTGGCAGGTCCAGATCCAGGCCCGCATCCAGCGGCACGCCCGCGTGATCATGCACACGTCGCATCTGACCGACGCCGACCTGGCCGCCGCCCACCTGGAGCAGACCGGCGACATCGCCGCCACGGTCCGCGCCCTGCCCGGGCGGGTCTGCGTCCTGCCGGAAGGCCCCATGACGATCCCCTACCTCGCCGGAGAGTGACCGTGCCCCAAACCGCCGTGCCCCACACAGCTGTGCCCCACACAGCCGTGCCCCACACCGCCGTGCCGCCGGCCGCCGGATCCGTCACACCGGCATGAGCGAGGCGCTCGACCTCGGCTACGCCCGCGTGGATCTCGGCCGCGAGGCGCGCCAGGGACTGCCCGAGATCGTGTACGGCCCGGGCAAGCGCGTGAGCGAGATCGCCGGGATCGTCACCGCTCTGCTCGGCCGGAACACCGGACCGGTCCTGGTGACACGGGTCGAACCCGGCACGGCCGCCGAGGTGCGCGCGCTCGTCCCCGGCGGCGCGTACGACCCGGACGCCCGGCTGCTGGTCTGGCGGCCGGCGCCGCCGGTCGAGCACACGGTGGCCGTGGTCACGGCGGGAACCTCGGACGGCCCCGTCGCGGTGGAGGCGGCGGCCGTCGCCACCGCGCTCGGCCTGCGGACCGTCATGGTCAGGGACGTCGGCGTGGCCGGGCTGCATCGCGTGCTCGCCGCGGCCGGCGACCTGCGCGCGGCCGACAGCGTGATCGTCGTCGCCGGCATGGAGGGCGCGCTGGCCAGCGTCGTCGGCGGGCTCGTGGAGACCCCGGTGATCGCGGTGCCGACCTCCACCGGATATGGCGCCGCGCTGGAGGGCGTGACGGCCCTGCTGGCCATGCTGACCTCCTGCGCCGCCGGGCTGACCGTGGTGAACATCGACTCCGGCTTCGGCGCCGCGCTCGCGGCCTACCGCCTCACGAGGAGGACGCCCCGGTGATCGTCTATCTCAACCCCTTCACCGGGCTCGCGGGCGACATGCTGCTCGGCGCGCTGCTCGACGCCGGGGCCTCGCTCGACGCCGTACGGCAGGCGGTCGCCGAGACCGGGCTCACCGGCTGGCGGCTCGACGCCGAGCGGGTGCGCACCGGAGCGCTGACCGCCACCCGCGTGCGGATCGAGGTCGCCGACGACGCCACCGAGCGCCCGGCCGCGCGACTGATCACGATGGCGGCCCGGACCGGGCTGACCGTGGCGGAGTCGGCGCTGACCGCGATCGCCGAGGTGGAGGGCGCGCTGCACGGCGTCCCGCCCGCCGAGGTCCACCTGCACGAGCTCGGCGGGCACGACACCCTGATCGACATCGTCGGATGCGCGGCGGCGCTGCGCGATCTCCGGGTGACGCGCGTGCACTCCGCGCCGCTGCCGCTCGGCGGCGGCACCGTGCACACCCGCCACGGCGTGCTGCCCGTTCCGGCTCCCGCCACGCTCGCGCTGCTGAAGGGGGCACGGGTGCGGGGCGGGGAGGCGGGAGAGGCGGTCACGCCGACCGGGGCGGCCCTGCTGCACGCCATGCGCACGGTGTACGGCCCGGCTCCGGAGATGACCCTGCGCGCCACCGGCTACGGCGCGGGCGGCCGCGAGCTGCCCGACCGGCCCAACGTGACCGTGGCCATGCTCGGAGAGCCCGTGGCCGGGGAGAGCACGCAGATCGTGCTCTCCACGAACCTCGATGACGTCACCGGGGAGGTCCTCGGGCACGTCATCGAGCGTGCCCTCGCGGCGGGCGCGGCGGACGCCTGGGTCACGCCCGCCGTCATGAAGAAGGGACGCCCCGCGCACGTGCTGCACGTCCTCACGTCCCTTGAGCTGGCCGACGACCTGCAGACCCTGGTCTTCGCCGAGACGGGAAGCCTGGGCCTGCGGCGCGGCGTGGTGGAGAAGGTCGCCCTGCCCCGGCACGTCGAGACCGTACGCCTGCACGGCCGGGACGTCCGCATGAAGCACGGGCCGTGGGGGGTCAAACCCGAATACGACGACCTGGCCGCGCTGGCCCGGGCGACCGGCCGGCCTTTGCGGGAACTGACACGAGAGGCATTCGACGCGCTGTGACTTCCGACGTGACTCCCCCTGCGACTCCCTCGACGACTCCCCCGGCGGCTCCGGCCGTTCCTTCGGTCGCGACCCGCGTCGACGCGCATCACCACCTGTGGGATCTCTCCCTGCGCCCGCAGACGTGGCTCGATCCCCCGGAGATGGCGCCGATCCGCCGCGACTTCGCCCTGTCCGACTACGCCTCCGCGACGGCCGGAACGGGCATCGGCCGCTCCGTGCTCGTACAGGTGCTGGGCGACGCGACGGAGACGCGCGAGTTCCTGGCCCTGGCGGAGCGGTCGCACACCGTCGCGGCGGTGGTGGGCTGGGCCGACCTCACCCGGCCCGATCTCGCCGACGAGCTGGCCGCCCTGGCCGCCTCTCCCGGCGGCGCCCTGCTGCGCGCGATCCGCCACCTGGTGCAGGGCGAGCCCGACCCGCGCTGGCTGGCCCGCGACGACGTACGCCGGGGGCTTCGGCAGGTCGCGGAGGCCGGGCTCGCCTACGACCTGCTGGTCCTGCCGCACCAATTGCCGGCCGCGATCGAGACCGTGCGTGCCCTGCCCGAGCTGACCTTCGTGCTCGACCACCTCGCGAAACCGCCGATCGCGGCCGGGGGCATCGACCCCTGGGCGGGCCTCATCCGTGAGCTCGCCGCGGAGCCGAACGTCACGGCCAAGCTCTCCGGCCTGATCACCGAGGCGGCGTGGGACGACTGGAACGCCGCCGCGCTTCGCCCGTACGTCGACGTGGCTCTCGACGCGTTCGGCCCGTCTCGTCTCATGTTCGGCTCGGACTGGCCCGTCTGTCTTCTCGCCGGCTCCCTGCCCCTCTGGACCGAGACCGTCTCGGCGCTGCTCACCGATGCCGGGCTGACGGCCGCCGAGCAGGAGGCCGTCTTCCGCGAGACGGCGACCCGGGTCTACCGCCTGGAGGAGTGAGCGCCGGGACGCCGGCCGGACCGCCCGAAGGCGTCCGGCCGGCGTCGGCCGACTCCGGATTCCGCGGGTCAGCGTGCTTCGGTGTCAGGGTGCTTCATGGGTCAGGGTGCTTCGGGGGTCAGGGTGCTTCGGGGGTCAGGGGGCTTCGGTGTCAGGGTGTGGTGAGGTCGAAGCGGTTGACGGTGACCGCGCCGCCGAGGGATTGGGTGGCGTAGTTGAAGATGGCGAAGCGGTAGCCCATGAAGAACTGCCAGGCGTTGCCCATGGTGAAGGCGGGCCCGAACGAGGTGAAGTTCACTCCGTCGGTGCTGTAGGAGAAGCGGGCCTGGCGGCCGCTGCCGGGGCGGATGTCGGCGTTGACCCGTAGCCAGATCCTGCCGCCGGACACGGGCGTGGAGGCCACTTCGGTGCCGGTGCTGGTGGTCTGCCAGCTACTGTTCATGGTCAGGTTGTTGGTCGCCACCAGGCGGGTCTGGCCGTTGTCACGCCTGACGCCGATCCAGGCCGAGGAGTCGCGCAGCATCGCCAGCCCGGCCCGGTCGCCGTCGCGCATGGACGCGTAGTCGAGCTCGATCGTCGCGGTCGAGGACGGGCCCAGGATGCGGTGGGTCAGGGTGTTGCGGGCCGAGTAGAGGTCGTTGGTGACGGTGGCGGTCTGCAGGCGCAGCCCGTTGCCGACGCTGTATCTGCTGGTGTCGGGGTTGTGGTTCCACTCCCACTCGGGGCCGAGCCGGCTGCCGGTGAAGGTGTCGGTCCCGGTCGGGGGCTTGACCTGCCGGGGCGGGCGCGGCACGTTGGGGTAGGGGTAGGAGCCGCCCCAGGCGCCGTTCACGGTCTGGACGGTGGGCCAGCCGTCGGAGGTCCAGGTGATGGGGGCCAGCACGGGGATGCGGCCGCCGGGGTAGGCGTCCTGGAAGGCCATGTAGTACCAGGCGCCGTTTTGGGTCTGGACCAGCCCGCCCTGGTGCGGCACGCCGCCGCCGGAGACCGGGCCGCCCATGTTGAGCAGCACCTGGCGCATCTCGTACGGGCCGAAGGGACCGTTGGTGGACTTCAGCACGTACTGCCCGTTGGCCGGGCGGGTCAGGAAGATGTAGTAGGCGCCGTTGCGCTTGTACATCCGCGACCCTTCCAGGGTGCCCACGCTGGAGGGGGTGGAGAACACCTGCTGGCTGCGGACCTCGCTCTTGCCGTCGGCCGACAGCTGGGCGACGCTGATCTGGGTGTTGCCGTAGGCGACGTACATGGTGTCGTTGTCGTCGACGAGCAGCCCGGCGTCGTAGTAGCACTTGTTGATCGTGGTGTGCCGGTTCCAGGGGCCTTCGACCGAGGTCGCGGTGTAGATGTAGGTCTTGCTGAAGTCGATGCAGCCGCCCCAGTAGAAGGTCTTGTTGCTCGGGCGGTAGTTCAGGAACGACGCCCAGATCCCGTTGACGTAGGCCCGCCCGCCGTTCAGGTCGTATTTGGACCCGAAGTCGAGCGTGGGCACCGAGTGTCCGGCGTACTCCCAGTTGACCAGGTCGTAGGAGCGCAGGATCGGCGCACCGGGCGAGTAGTGCATCGTGGAGGCCGAGTAGTAATAGGTGTCGTCCACCCGGAAGACGTCGATGTCGGCCAGGTCCTCCCACAACACCGGGTTGGAATAGGTCGACGACGGCGGCCACGACCCGCTCGTCGGACTCGCTGACGGCGACGCCGACGGCGAGGCCGACGGTGACGGCGAGGGATCGGAGACGCTCCCGACGGGGACGAGCTGCCACTGCTGGTTGTTGCCGCCCCAGTCGGAGTACTGCACGATCCTGCCGCCGTCCGCGGTGGAGGCGTTCTGGACCTCGACGACCTTGCCGCTGTTGCGGTTGACCAGCCGTACGTAGCCGCCGGACGAGTCCGCGAGCCGGAACTGCTGGTTGGTGCCGTTGTGGTCGCTCCACTGCACGACGTCGGCGGCGTCGGCCGTGGAGAGGTTGGCCACGTCGATCACCTTGCCCGAGTGGCGCGACTGCAGGCGGTAGTAGCCGCCGCCGGAGTCGAGGAACCGCCACTGCTGGTTGTTCCCGTTGCTGCGGCTCCACTGCACGAGCGCCCCGCCGTCGGCGGTGGAGAAGTTGTAGACGTCGAGCGCCTTACCGCTGTTGCGGTTGACCAGGACATACCAGGTGTTGGTGTCGACGGTCGCCGCGGAGGCCGGCGCCACCCAGGTGACGGCGGACGCCAGAACGGTCGCGAGCGCCGCCAGCAGGCAGGCGAAGACGGTGGCCGGCGCGCGTCGCCGGCCACTCGTCGTACGGACGGGGGGTTGGTGCATCTTCTCTCCTTCAGCGGAGACACGGCTGGGGATGGGGACAATGCGCGGTCGGTGGTGCGTGGCCCGCGCCAGGGCACGAGGGCGCGCCTCGCCGGAAGGTGAAGGGAACGGCAGGGCTGCGGATCGGCCGCCGGGGCGGGTTCGACGTGGTCGCCCCCGAGGGCACCCGGCCGGATCGGCGGACGGCGGTCGTCGCCCGGCACGCGGCGGAGGCGGCCCGCCGGCGGACGCCGCTTGTGTCGAACGCGGCGCCGGAACTCCCGGAATTCACGTGCCGGAAGTCACGGCGCCAAAGAGACGGCGCCATACGCCCAGCGCCGGACTACCAGCGCCACGCTCTCGGTGCCGAACTCTCAGCGCCATACTTTCGGCGCCATACTTTCAGCGCCGAAAGCCGGCGTACCGGAACTCGCGGCGCCGGAACCGACGCGCCGAAAGGCGTGACGGTGGAAACAGCGACCGGCTCGTGAACCCTTTGACAGCCGTCTGCCGCTCACAAGTGCTGCGGACGGGCGCGTGCCGGCCGGAAAGTCATGTGGGTCTACGAGGCCGATGTTAGCGCTAACAATTCTGCGACCAATACTCCTCTCTCATCGAACGGCCCGTGCGTGGTGGTGTAGCGCGGATCAAACCCGACGCGGCACGCCGCGTCAACCCTTGCCCCTCCGCGTCCGGGTCGTCGCGCCGACCGGGCGCGGCCGACCTGCTCTTCCGTGGACGCGGGAACTCCCTCCGGAGTCCGGCGCGCGGGAAACTTTCATCGCGACCCACGTGATCCGTGGGCGGCGCGAAGGAAGTCGCGCCCTTTACGAACGACATTTCGCGCCGTACACCTGCGCAGATGACGCATGCGCGCGAAAGCTGCTTCGAAACTTACAGGCAACACTCTTGACACGTTTCGGGATGATTTCCAGACTGACTCCCCGGAGGCGGCTCCTCCTGCCGGATCGGTGGTGCGCGGCAGGGGCCACCGTTTCGGCTTCAAATGACGGCCGACGGCGTGGTGTTCCCGCGGACGTCTTTTCCGCGTTCCCTCATCGATTTCGCAGTTGGAGGCTCAAGCATGGGCGAAACAGCCCCACGACCCGCCGACGGAAGACGGCATAGGCTCGCCGGCACCCGCCGGCTGCTGATCGCCGGCGCCCTCGGCGCACTCGGCACGGTCACCGCACTCTCGGCATCCGTCCCCGCTGACGCGGCAGCCGGCACCCTGGGCGCGGCCGCCGCCCAGAGCGGCCGCTACTTCGGCACCGCGATCGCGGCCGGGCACCTGAACGACTCGACCTACGTGGCCACCTGGGACCGGGAGTTCAACTCGGTCACCGCGGAAAACGAGATGAAATGGGGCCCGATCGAGCCCTCCCGCAACTCCTTCAACTGGGGTTCGGCCGACCAGATCGTCAACCACGCCGTGAGCAAGGGCATGAAGGTCCGCGGCCACACCCTGGTCTGGCACGCCCAGCTGCCCAGCTGGATCAACAACAACATGTCGGCCAGCGACCTGCGCTCGGCGATGACCAACCACATCACCCAGGTCATGAACCACTACAAGGGCAAGGTCTACGCCTGGGACGTGGTCAACGAGGCCTTCGCCGACGGCGGCTCGGTCGGCAGCCTGCGGAGCTCGATCTTCACGCAGAAACTCGGCAACGGCTTCATCGAGGAGGCCTTCCGCGCCGCGCGGGCCGCCGACCCCAACGTCAAGCTGTGCTACAACGACTACAACATCGACGACGCCAACGCGAACAAGACCCGCGGTGTCTACAACATGGTCAAGGACTTCAAGGCCCGCGGCGTGCCCATCGACTGCGTCGGGCTGCAGTCCCACTTCGGCAACCCGCCGTCCAACTACCAGCAGAACATCGCCCAGTTCGCCGCCCTCGGCGTCGACGTCCAGATCACCGAGCTCGACGTCGGCGGCTCCGGCTCCACGCAGGCCGACGCCTACCGCCGCGTCGTCCAGGCCTGCATGGCCGTGTCCCGCTGCACCGGCATCACGGTGTGGGGCATCACCGACAAGTGGTCCTGGCGCAGCGGGGACACCCCACTGCTGTTCGACGGCAACTTCAACAAGAAGCAGGCCTACACCGCCGTCCTCGACGCCCTCAACGGCGGGACGTCCAGTTCTCCCCCGCCCACCGGAAACGGGAACGCCATCAAGGGCGTGGGATCGGGCCGCTGCCTCGACGTTCCCAACGCCTCCCAGACGAACGGCACCCAGGTGCAGATCTGGGACTGCAACGGCCAGAGCAACCAGACGTGGACGCAGACGAGCTCCGGTGAGCTGCGGGTCTACGGCAACAAGTGCCTGGACGTGAACGGCGCAGGCACCGCCGACGGCACCAGCGTGATCATCTGGGACTGCAACGGCCAGAGCAACCAGAAGTGGCAGTTCAACTCCGACGGCACCATCACCGCGGTCGGCGCGAACAAGTGCCTCGACGTCATCGGCGCTGGCACCGCCAACGGCACGAAACTCCAGATCTACTCCTGCTGGGGCGGCACCAACCAGCAGTGGACCCGAGTGTGACACCACTCCGCCCGGGGCGGCCCCGTGGCCGCCCCGGGCGGATCGCGGACCCGTCGGCGCGGATCAGCACCGACAAGTCAAGAGGAGAAGGCATGACGCAGGATCAGCATGGGCCCGTGAGCGGCGAGCGGCGGTTGCTGAGCCGCAGGTCCGTCCTGGCGACGGTGGGGGCCCTGCCGGTCATCACGGCCGCGACGTCGGTCCTGGGGGCCTCGGCGGCCTCGGCGGCCACCGCGACCGTGAATCCGTCGGCGCAGCGGCAGACCATCCGGGGCTTCGGCGGCATGGCCCACGCCGCCTGGATCGGCGACCTGACCGCCGCCCAGCGGGACACCGCGTTCGGCAACGGCGAGGGCAAGCTCGGGTTCTCCATCCTGCGGATCCCCGTCGGCGAGAACCAGTCGGACTGGAGCCGTGACCTTGCGACGGCGAAACGCGCGGCCGAGCTCGGGGCGATCGTCTTCGCCTCGCCGTGGAATCCCCCGGCGTCCATGGTCGAGACTTTCAACCGCAACGGCCAGACCAACGCGAAGCGTCTCAGGTATGACCAGTACGCGGCGTACGCCCAGCATCTGAACTCCTTCAGCACGTACATGCGGAACAACGGGGTGAATCTGTACGCCATATCCGTGCAGAACGAGCCCGATTACGCGCACGACTGGACGTGGTGGACGTCCACTGAAATCGTCCGGTTCCTGCGTGAGAACGCCGGCTCTATCAACACCCGGGTCATCGCGCCCGAGTCGTTCCAGTACGTCAAGAGCATGTCGGACCCGATCCTCAACGACTCCACGGCGCTCGCCAACGTGGACATCATCGGGGCGCACCTCTAC
This region includes:
- a CDS encoding endo-1,4-beta-xylanase, which codes for MGETAPRPADGRRHRLAGTRRLLIAGALGALGTVTALSASVPADAAAGTLGAAAAQSGRYFGTAIAAGHLNDSTYVATWDREFNSVTAENEMKWGPIEPSRNSFNWGSADQIVNHAVSKGMKVRGHTLVWHAQLPSWINNNMSASDLRSAMTNHITQVMNHYKGKVYAWDVVNEAFADGGSVGSLRSSIFTQKLGNGFIEEAFRAARAADPNVKLCYNDYNIDDANANKTRGVYNMVKDFKARGVPIDCVGLQSHFGNPPSNYQQNIAQFAALGVDVQITELDVGGSGSTQADAYRRVVQACMAVSRCTGITVWGITDKWSWRSGDTPLLFDGNFNKKQAYTAVLDALNGGTSSSPPPTGNGNAIKGVGSGRCLDVPNASQTNGTQVQIWDCNGQSNQTWTQTSSGELRVYGNKCLDVNGAGTADGTSVIIWDCNGQSNQKWQFNSDGTITAVGANKCLDVIGAGTANGTKLQIYSCWGGTNQQWTRV